One window from the genome of Pseudanabaena yagii GIHE-NHR1 encodes:
- a CDS encoding IS5 family transposase, producing the protein MTQKHEIRNWTEYNAGLKQRGSLTFWMSEEVIEGWLNQTLSGKRGASKDYSDIAIATFITVKAVYQQAGRQTQGLLESIFALMGIDLPVPDHSTVSRRTASLSVTLPVIPKQGAVHVVVDSTGIKVYGEGEWKTRQHGISKRRTWRKLHLGADESTGEILAAVVTTNDCHDGEVLADILDAIDAEIAQVSADGAYDHRHCYDEIAQHGAKAVIPPRKDAKIWQHGNTNAPPHPRDQNLRYIRKHGRKKWKRDSGYHRRSLAETTMFRFKKIFGATLCSRKFDNQAVELFIKCAALNRMIQLAKPLSSPVVR; encoded by the coding sequence ATGACACAGAAACATGAGATCCGCAACTGGACAGAGTATAACGCAGGGCTAAAACAAAGAGGAAGCCTGACTTTTTGGATGAGCGAAGAAGTAATTGAAGGATGGTTAAATCAAACATTAAGTGGCAAACGGGGAGCTTCCAAAGATTACAGTGATATAGCAATAGCGACATTTATCACGGTCAAAGCGGTATATCAGCAAGCAGGAAGACAAACGCAAGGACTGTTAGAGTCAATATTTGCCTTGATGGGAATAGATTTACCAGTACCAGACCACAGCACCGTGTCAAGACGGACAGCAAGTTTAAGTGTGACCTTACCAGTAATCCCGAAACAGGGAGCAGTGCATGTAGTAGTTGATTCGACAGGGATCAAAGTATACGGCGAAGGGGAATGGAAAACACGGCAGCATGGAATTAGTAAGAGACGGACATGGCGCAAATTACACCTAGGAGCCGATGAATCAACAGGAGAAATACTGGCTGCGGTCGTCACCACGAATGATTGCCACGATGGAGAAGTACTCGCCGATATTCTCGATGCGATTGATGCTGAAATTGCTCAAGTTTCCGCAGATGGAGCTTATGACCATCGTCATTGTTATGACGAGATTGCCCAACATGGTGCTAAAGCCGTGATTCCTCCGCGCAAAGATGCCAAAATCTGGCAGCATGGCAATACCAATGCTCCACCACATCCGCGTGACCAAAATCTCCGTTATATCCGTAAACATGGGCGTAAAAAATGGAAACGTGACTCAGGTTATCATCGGCGCTCTTTGGCAGAAACTACGATGTTTCGTTTCAAAAAAATCTTTGGTGCTACTTTATGTTCTCGTAAATTTGACAATCAGGCGGTTGAGTTGTTCATCAAATGTGCTGCTCTTAATCGCATGATTCAACTGGCTAAACCTCTCTCCTCTCCTGTTGTTCGTTAA
- a CDS encoding PIN domain-containing protein — protein MRSFADSFFKISCTSDRFDNIYESLKIQLLANKSFPITDMNIRQIARTIASGKSTFIVTTDVNLLSYADQVKKEHGVLLVSPTELIVKLDKLRKESEYQPERLAGTQLSKKKLPWKRNKFL, from the coding sequence ATGCGTTCATTTGCAGATAGTTTCTTTAAGATAAGTTGTACATCTGATAGATTCGATAATATTTATGAATCATTGAAGATTCAGTTATTAGCTAATAAAAGCTTTCCAATTACAGACATGAATATTCGCCAGATAGCTCGAACAATAGCTTCTGGAAAATCTACATTTATTGTAACTACAGATGTAAATCTTCTATCCTATGCAGATCAAGTCAAAAAAGAACACGGCGTTCTACTTGTTAGCCCTACTGAGTTAATAGTTAAGTTAGATAAGCTTAGGAAAGAGTCAGAATATCAACCTGAAAGATTAGCAGGGACTCAGTTATCGAAAAAAAAGTTGCCTTGGAAGAGAAACAAATTCTTATAG
- a CDS encoding ASCH domain-containing protein: MNNKSIKVSSDGYVLLLSLQPRYAELIFNETKKAELRRIRPRVDKGDFLFIYVSSPEKVLLGSCEVKEVIQSSPSNLWQLVNKDSGLKRSEFLEYFNGVSTGYAICVQNVQKFNQPIRLARLQREWDGFHPPQSYRYLTIEEVDLIGTMAEHDMTNISMRLQPRSKQVELNICQMSSSK, encoded by the coding sequence ATGAATAATAAATCAATAAAAGTTTCTAGTGATGGATATGTTTTACTTTTATCGCTTCAGCCAAGATATGCTGAATTAATATTCAATGAGACAAAAAAAGCAGAACTAAGAAGAATTCGCCCTAGAGTTGATAAGGGTGACTTTCTTTTTATATATGTATCTTCACCTGAGAAAGTATTATTGGGTTCTTGCGAAGTCAAGGAAGTTATACAGAGTAGTCCAAGTAATCTTTGGCAACTTGTTAATAAAGATTCAGGACTAAAAAGATCAGAATTTCTTGAGTATTTTAATGGTGTTTCAACTGGCTATGCAATTTGTGTGCAAAATGTCCAGAAATTTAATCAGCCAATAAGACTTGCAAGACTTCAACGAGAATGGGATGGATTTCATCCTCCACAAAGCTATAGATATTTAACAATAGAGGAAGTAGATTTGATAGGAACTATGGCAGAACATGATATGACCAATATATCTATGAGACTCCAACCTAGATCTAAACAAGTTGAACTTAATATATGTCAAATGTCTTCATCAAAATAA
- a CDS encoding restriction endonuclease, producing MVVPTYQDFLLPLLKVASDDQEHLLSQTIELLANQFNLNEEDRKELLPSGRQTKLANRIGWAITYLKKAKLLESGKRGTFYISLRGKEVLESQPSSIDRSFLERFTEFKEFQNIRSSDDLKIDISIVEDIDQTPEENFEISYQKLKKELGEKLLEQIKNCSPKFFEKLVVDLLLAMGYGGSRKDAGEAVGKSGDGGIDGIIKEDNLGLDLIYIQAKRWEASVGRPAVQAFAGSLEGMKARKGVMITTSQFTKEAKEYVKIIEKRIILIDGDKLTQLMIDFGVGVSEIQTYILQKVDSDYFDEDI from the coding sequence ATGGTTGTACCCACATATCAAGATTTTCTTTTGCCATTGCTCAAGGTTGCTAGTGATGATCAAGAACATTTGCTTAGTCAGACAATTGAACTTTTGGCAAATCAGTTTAACTTAAATGAAGAAGATCGAAAAGAACTTTTACCTAGCGGTAGACAAACAAAGCTGGCAAATAGAATTGGTTGGGCTATTACATATTTAAAAAAAGCAAAATTACTTGAAAGCGGAAAGAGAGGGACATTCTATATCTCTTTACGAGGGAAAGAAGTATTAGAGTCTCAACCTAGTTCAATTGATCGAAGCTTTCTCGAAAGGTTCACAGAATTTAAAGAATTTCAAAATATTAGATCAAGTGATGATCTGAAGATTGATATTTCAATAGTAGAAGATATCGATCAAACACCTGAAGAGAACTTTGAGATTAGCTATCAAAAATTGAAAAAAGAGTTAGGTGAGAAACTTCTTGAACAAATCAAGAATTGCTCTCCAAAATTCTTTGAGAAGCTTGTAGTTGATTTATTGCTTGCTATGGGTTACGGAGGTTCAAGAAAAGATGCTGGTGAAGCAGTTGGGAAGAGTGGCGATGGTGGAATTGATGGAATTATTAAAGAAGATAATTTAGGGCTGGACTTAATTTATATTCAAGCGAAAAGATGGGAAGCTTCTGTAGGTAGACCAGCAGTGCAAGCTTTTGCTGGAAGCTTGGAGGGCATGAAAGCTCGAAAAGGGGTAATGATTACTACATCTCAATTTACAAAAGAAGCTAAAGAATACGTCAAGATTATCGAAAAAAGAATAATTCTTATTGATGGTGATAAATTAACTCAATTAATGATTGACTTTGGTGTAGGTGTAAGCGAAATTCAAACTTATATACTCCAAAAAGTTGATTCTGATTATTTTGATGAAGACATTTGA